The genomic stretch aTTAATAACAAAAGGTTTGTAACATAATCTatcataagttaaaaaaataaaataaattcaaaactttaaaattattttcagtcaGTCATTCGTCAGAGGAGTTGCTGCTGTGGTCATCTATATATCCAAGCCAAGAAGCCCTTATAGGATCTGCTAAAAAGTCACAAAAATCCCACAAAAAGGCCGTTTTACATGAGGATTGCCGAAAAGTCGTAAACGCCATCCTTTCTTCAGACTCTGTAAAGTCCATGGAGGAGAAAGAAGGTGTCTATGATGGCAATAATTTAGAAGGCTCGGGGCAGATTGACGGGTCTACAGAGACTATGAGATCTGAAGATGAAGAAGGTTTTGCGAGGAATTCTTCACTAAGTACAACTACGGATTTGGTTAGTGCCGAGGAGTCTCGAGAGCTTGTTATTAACAAAAGCCAAGTCATGAAGTTGCTCAACGAGGCCCACACCAGCATTCTCGAAAGCAGCATACTTCTGACGACTCAAAAACTACATAAGAAGGTAAATAAGACCAAAGAGGACAATCTTGAGAAGGATACGCCTTCAGACAGTGACGTTCTGTTCGACCAGATCAAGGCAGAAGAAGGAACAACAAAGGGAACCTCCAAACTTTGTCTTGTGTTGGGAAAACTGGTTACTAAATACTTAAAAGTAAAGTAGAAtagtacatttttactttaaagagggagaatattgaaatataagattAAATTTCCTGTTGTTCTTTTATAActgttaagataaataattaaattgatgaagtaaaattttgaaactgatTTTATTGTTACTACAGATTTTATACCGTTAAAGTGTTTGTATGAGCACTATATAATCattcactataaaataataaatataaataaattagagatatatatatatatatatatatatatatatatatatatattatgggaCATTTAAATATCAGTGAGATTGGGCTCTATatgaataaaattctaaattaaaataagaccTACATGTTATTACAGTGTTTAAACTAACTTCACACAAAACTTCAATTCAACTGGTTCTATAGATTTTTGGTGGTGACAGCATCATATATCTAAActttaatgttttacatatatgTCTTGATCTTAAATAGTGCATAATCTGACAAATTTCTGGTTTGCCCTCTGACTCAAAACATTCAATAAAGAAAACGAAATAATTACGAGTATAATTTCCTATTATGTAAAGAATCGTAAAATTGATTCCCAATTACTTAATGTAACTTACTAAATCAACTCTGAGATTACTCATCGTGAATGATATCATAATAATTGACTGGGATAAAAAGAAGACCCACCAACAGTAATAAAccaataacattaaagttaaaCAAGAGAGCATATGTTTACAACATTTTGATCCTTGATAGATAGAGCGTTGGCACGACcagtaattgaataaataataatggctGGTAATGTACGTAAGTGTGACAATCCATGTCACGTGCCACGTCAGCTGATTGCTACCTTGATCATGTTCTAAAACATTACAGTTCAGCTATTACTACGTCCAGTGCACTTACAATACTCGTCCTGATCTGTTGATCTGTTACAAACATATGTGTGACGTGCGAGAGTTATGCGGTCCTCCcgataattttaactttactttttGAAATTGTGCAGCTAATATTAGCTTAAACTAATGACGTCCTTCcctattacaattattattctcGTAGTTATATTTCCCAAGGAATtcctatttaaaaacttaaatgcgTTCATGAGCAGCGACATTGATGCACGGTTCCTAGAAGATACATTGTTCCCTTTACTAGAACCTTCTCATTCTGCAATTATCTCGACTACCATCAACTCCCACGAGTTATTAGACGTGATATTAGAACAGTGCAGGGATGAAAACAAGGCCGTGTCCATTCACACCAGTCCAGCATCCTTTCCGAATCAAGTTAACTGTTTTGTGGCTTTAGACGTGAATGAAATCGACGTTTgtgaaatctttttcaaattaaacatcgagttttcaaaacaatatttaaccttAATTGTGGTGAATTCAAAGTTAAAACCAGATGTCGCTTTAGTGGAGAGTTGTTTTGCTACC from Homalodisca vitripennis isolate AUS2020 chromosome 2, UT_GWSS_2.1, whole genome shotgun sequence encodes the following:
- the LOC124356311 gene encoding uncharacterized protein LOC124356311, with amino-acid sequence MKSNNSDKSTSNVCKEDVLMCIFKEVPDFVTDEGEDGGTEGWVGGSHQEVLVGRMKHSTDVGTSSSTRSKENDSTDRVSRKTRKVAEISHSSEELLLWSSIYPSQEALIGSAKKSQKSHKKAVLHEDCRKVVNAILSSDSVKSMEEKEGVYDGNNLEGSGQIDGSTETMRSEDEEGFARNSSLSTTTDLVSAEESRELVINKSQVMKLLNEAHTSILESSILLTTQKLHKKVNKTKEDNLEKDTPSDSDVLFDQIKAEEGTTKGTSKLCLVLGKLVTKYLKVK